Proteins encoded by one window of Arachis hypogaea cultivar Tifrunner chromosome 1, arahy.Tifrunner.gnm2.J5K5, whole genome shotgun sequence:
- the LOC112695188 gene encoding DNA-directed RNA polymerase I subunit 1 — protein sequence MFFLENIFVPPIKFRPPTKGGDMVLERAHTVLLSKILQSNIRLGHAHLNKKDPSMVLARWMELQQSVNVLFNSNTSG from the exons ATGTTCTTTCTTGAGAATATTTTTGTTCCACCAATCAAATTCCGCCCTCCCACTAAAGGAGGTGATATG GTATTGGAGCGTGCTCATACTGTTTTGTTGAGTAAGATTCTGCAGTCTAACATAAGATTAGGGCATGCCCATCTAAACAAGAAGGATCCCTCGATGGTTTTAGCCAGGTGGATGGAACTTCAGCAATCTGTAAATGTGCTCTTTAACAGTAACACTTCTG gataa
- the LOC140183660 gene encoding uncharacterized protein has protein sequence MQELRHRVQNLERQLADRERDGRTTDPSYTPSPESEEEDSHRSRPRRTSASRTEAENTREESPIPRKRNDTIIYSRGRLTRRAARDREDGEGRSERTRQPVIMGATPFHRSILEVRLPKHFDKPTDMRYDGTQDPLEHLTAFEARMNLEGVGDEVRCRAFPVTLAGPAIRWFNGLPQGSIYSFSDISRAFLAQFTTRIAKAKHPINLLGVTQRQGEPTRRYLDRFNDECLEIDGLTDSVASLCLTNGLLNENFRKHLTTKPVWTMHEIQTVAKEYINDEEVSRVVAANKRQPSYNQTRQRDNGERPKGQTREEAPNKAPRTFPRVGKFTNYTPLTLPIVEVYQQIAEKGILPKPRPLKDRTGGNKNLYCDYHKGYGHLTQDCFDLKDALEQAIREGKLAAFSHLIREPRRRYRDQDEEGKTRSTKRRQEPEGGEHGLTVINVVTAKNAAPRSRSAHKKDAKILSISSSSTRNSKKPPFISFGPEDQWFDDVPENPPVVITARVGTGLVKRILVDTGADSNIMFRNVFDTLGLKDADLTTHQHGVIGLGDHFIKPDGIISLPISVGQSQGRRSAMAEFVILRDSTAYNIILGRKTINDFEAIINTKLLVMKFVTDDGSIGSIRGDLETAVACDNASLSLRKKSKEASGVFLADLDARVDDKPRPEPEGDLEKFRIGDEEERFTFVNKNLPHELKEPLVEMIRANRDLFAWTPADMPGIDPKIISHHLAVKAEARPVAQRRRKMSAERAEEVARQMTSLLEAGFIREVDYSTWLSNIPMHHPDEDKTAFITPGGTFCYKVMPFGLKNAGATYQRLMNRIFHDLIGKTVEVYVDDILAKTTRPDDLLNDLASVFASLRQHGMRLNPLKCAFAMEAGKFLGFMITQRGVEANPEKCQAILQMKSPGSIKDVQRLAGRLASLSRFLGASATKALPFFNLMKRGMAFEWTPACEEAFRHFKEILAAPPVLGKPKEGEPLYLYLAITGEALAAVLVREEGRVQQPVYFVSRALQGAELRYNKLEKLALALLTSSRRLKQYFQSHQIVVRTDQGIRQVLQKPDLAGRMMTWSIELSQYDIRYEPRQAIKAQAMADFLVEVAGDPVEDTNTRWKLHVDGASNQTFGGAGIILESPAGVVYEQSIKFDFPVSNNQAEYEALIGGLTLAAEVGATRLEICSDSQIVTSQVNGSYQARDSLLQKYLEKVKDLSRKFEEVAIQHVPRERNTRADLLSKLASTKPGEGNRSLIQGKLKGPAVTLHLSKLNPSWLDPIIDFLENSKLPDNEKDAKKLRREAARYAIIQGQLFRKGFNHPLLKCLHPDQTDYVLREVHEECCGHHIGGKALARKLIRAGYYWPSMMADSKEFIKKCVKCQENANFHRAPASELSLLTSSRPFSQWGVDLLGPFPVGPGQVKYLIVAIDYYTKWIEAEPLASISSSNCRKFMWRQRFSSVEHPQTNGQVESANKITLQGLKKRLDSKKGAWADELASVLWSYRTTEQSSTKETPFRLTYGSDAVIPVEIGEPSPRLLLKGVEETVEKDLIEETRETAHLAEVALKQRMALRYNAKALKRKFEENDLVLRRNDIGPSTPGEGKLAANWEGPYRIKEHFSVFVTMIEPAQFLHAIFAYVIS, from the exons ATGCAGGAGCTACGCCACAGGGTCCAGAACCTGGAGCGACAGTTGGCCGACCGGGAGCGGGACGGACGAACCACCGATCCCAGCTACACCCCATCCCCCGAAAGCGAAGAGGAAGACTCTCACCGAAGCCGTCCGCGGCGTACATCCGCATCCCGAACGGAAGCGGAGAACACGCGGGAGGAGTCTCCTATCCCGAGAAAACGAAATGACACGATCATCTACTCCCGGGGCAGGTTAACCCGCCGAGCGGCAAGAGATCGCGAAGACGGGGAAGGGAGATCCGAGAGAACACGACAACCTGTGATAATGGGCGCCACCCCATTCCACCGATCTATCCTCGAAGTTCGGTtgccgaaacacttcgacaaaccaacggacatgaggtacgacggaACTCAAGACCCTCTAGAACAcctcacggcctttgaggccaggatgaatctGGAGGGTGTGGGGGACGAGGTAAGATGCCGTGCCTTCCCAGTAACTTTAGCGGGGCCCGCGATCAGGTGGTTTAACGGCCTCCCACAGGGATCCATCTACAGTTTCTCGGACATCAGCCGCGCATTCCTGGCCCAATTTACAACACGGATAGCGAAGGCAAAGCACCCTATCAACCTTCTAGGGGTAACCCAGAGACAAGGAGAACCGACCAGGAGGTACCTAGATCGGTTCAACGATGAATGCTTGGAAATCGATGGCCTAACCGATTCGGTGGCCAGTCTTTGCTTGACAAACGGCCTCCTCAACGAGAACTTCCGAAAACATCTTACCACGAAACCGGTTTGGACAATGCATGAGATCCAGACGGTAGCCAAAGAGTACATAaacgacgaggaagtcagccgagTTGTGgccgccaacaaacggcagcCCAGCTACAATCAAACCCGACAACGGGACAACGGGGAAAGGCCAAAGGGACAAACCAGGGAAGAGGCGCCAAACAAGGCACCAAGGACATTCCCCCGAGTCGGGAAATTCACCAACTACACTCCACTCACTCTCCCCATCGTGGAAGTATACCAACAAATAGCCGAGAAAGGAATCCTGCCGAAGCCCCGACCACTCAAGGACCGCACTGGAGGGAACAAAAACCTTTATTGTGATTACCACAAAGGCTACGGCCACCTAACGCAGGATTGTTTTGACCTAAAAGACgcactggagcaagcgataaggGAAGGTAAACTAGCAGCCTTCTCCCACCTAATCAGGGAGCCGAGGAGGCGCTACCGCGACCAAGACGAAGAAGGCAAAACCCGTTCGACAAAGCGGCGACAAGAGCCAGAAGGCGGAGAACACGGCCTCACTGTGATCAACGTAGTGACGGCCAAAAACGCCGCACCAAGATCCAGATCCGCACACAAGAAGGACGCAAAGATATTGTCGATCTCCTCCTCGTCGACGAGAAACTCTAAGAAGCCTCCATTCATTTCTTTCGGCCCAGaagaccaatggttcgacgaTGTCCCGGAAAATCCACCCGTGGTCATAACGGCCCGAGTGGGGACCGGTCTTGTCAAGCGCATCCTTGTTGACACGGGAGCggactcgaacatcatgttccgcaacgtgttcGACACACTAGGATTAAAGGATGCCGATCTGACGACTCACCAACACGGGGTCATTGGAttgggcgaccacttcatcaaaccAGACGGAATAATATCCCTGCCAATCTCAGTAGGACAATCCCAGGGCAGGAGATCGGCGATGGCCGAGTTCGTGATCCTCCGAGACTCCACCGCCTATAATATCATTCTGGGAAGAAAGACGATCAATGATTTCGAGGCCATAATCAACACAAAGCTGCTAGTCATGAAATTCGTTACCGATGACGGATCCATAGGGTCCATAAGGGGAGACCTTGAGACGGCGGTCGCTTGCGACAATGCCAGCCTCTCCCTAAGAAAGAAGTCCAAGGAGGCATCCGGCGTGTTCCTAGCCGACTTAGATGCCAGAGTAGACGACAAGCCTAGACCGGAACCAGAAGGGGATCTAGAGAAGTTCAGAATCGGCGACGAAGAGGAAAGATTCACGTTCGTTAACAAGAACCTCCCGCACGAGTTGAAGGAGCCTTTGGTCGAAATGATAAGAGCCAATAGGGACTTGTTTGCCTGGACGccggccgacatgccgggcatagacccaaaAATCATCTCGCACCATTTAGCCGTCAAGGCGGAAGCACGTCCAGTGGCCCAACGGAGGAGAAAGATGTCGGCGGAAagagcagaggaggtggccagaCAGATGAccagcctcctagaagcaggCTTTATACGGGAAGTGGACTATTCGACATGGCTCTCGAAT ataccgatgcaccatCCAGACGAAGACaagacggcgttcataacgccaggaggaacTTTCTGCTATAAGGTGATGCCATTCGGCCTAAAAAATGCGGGGGCAACAtaccagaggctgatgaataGGATATTCCACGACCTCATAGGAAAGACAGTtgaagtctacgtggatgacatcctCGCAAAAACAACACGACCTGACGACCTTTTGAACGACCTGGCGAGTGTATTCGCGTCCCTCCGGCAGCACGGTATGAGGCTGAACCCCCTCAAGTGTGCTTTCGCCATGGAAGCTGGAAAGTTCCTCggattcatgataacccaaagagggGTAGAAGCCAACCCAGAGAAGTGCCAGGCGATACTCCAAATGAAGAGCCCAGGCAGTATCAAGGACGTCCAAAGGTTGGCAGGTCGGCTGGCCTCGTTATCACGTTTTCTCGGAGCATCGGCAACAAAGGCCTTACCGTTCTTCAATCTCATGAAGAGAGGAATGGCGTTCGAATGGACACCCGCATGCGAGGAAGCCTTTCGGCACTTTAAAGAAATCCTGGCGGCACCACCTGTCCTCGGGAAGCCGAAAGAAGGGGAGCCGTTATACCTGTACCTCGCCATAACAGGAGAAGCCTTGGCCGCAGTTTTGGTGCGGGAAGAAGGAAGGGTGCAACAACCAGTCTATTTTGTCAGCAGGGCCCTACAAGGGGCAGAGCTGAGATATAACAAATTGGAAAAGTTAGCTCTGGCACTCCTAACCTCTTCGAGGAGATTAAAGCAATACTTCCAAAGTCACCAGATTGTCGTAAGAACGGATCAAGGGATCCGGCAAGTGCTCCAAAAACCCGACTTGGCGGGGAGAATGATGACCTGGTCGATTGAACTTTCTCAATACGACATACGATACGAACCCCGGCAAGCCATCAAAGCGCAGGCGATGGCAGATTTTCTAGTGGAAGTAGCGGGGGATCCGGTCGAAGACACGAACACACGGTGGAAACTCCATgtagacggagcctccaaccagacgtTCGGGGGTGCCGGGATTATCCTGGAAAGCCCGGCTGGAGTCGTATACGAACAGTCAATTAAGTTCGATTTTCCCGtttcaaacaaccaagcagagtaCGAAGCCCTTATAGGAGGCTTAACCTTAGCAGCAGAAGTCGGGGCAACAAGGTTGGAGATATGCAGCGACTCGCAAATCGTCACCTCCCAAGTGAACGGTAGCTATCAAGCTAGGGACTCACTGTTACAGAAATACTTGGAAAAAGTCAAAGACTTGAGCCGAAAGTTTGAAGAAGTCGCGATCCAGCACGTCccgagagaaaggaacacacgggcagatctCTTGTCAAAGTTAGCTAGCACCAAACCGGGAGAGGGTAACCGTTCTCTAATCCAAGGAAAGTTGAAAGGGCCGGCAGTCACACTACACCTCTCGAAGCTAAACCCCTCCTGGTTGGATCCCATTATCGACTTCTTAGAAAACAGCAAGCTCCCCGACAACGAAAAAGATGCCAAAAAGCTAAGAAGGGAAGCCGCCAGATACGCCATCATCCAGGGTCAGCTTTTCAGGAAGGGATTCAATCATCCCCTACTGAAGTGTTtacaccccgaccagacggaTTACGTCCTCAGGGAAGTCCATGAAGAATGCTGCGGCCACCATATAGGAGGCAAAGCCCTAGCGAGGAAGTTAATCCGAGCTGGATATTACTGGCCATCGATGATGGCTGACTCTAAGGAATTCATTAAGAAGTGTGTCAAGTGCCAAGAAAACGCAAACTTCCATCGTGCACCCGCCTCTGAGCTCAGCTTGCTAACGTCCTCTCGACCATTCTCGCAGTGGGGAGTCGATCTCTTAGGACCTTTTCCCGTCGGCCCTGGGCAAGTCAAGTACCTCATAGTCGCTATCGACTACTacacaaaatggatagaggccgaACCGCTGGCCAGCATATCCTCGTCCAATTGCAGGAAATTCATGTGGAGACAA AGATTCTCATCGGTAGAGCACCCACAGACAAACGGGCAGGTCGAGTCCGCAAATAAGATCACCCTGCAAGGGCTCAAGAAGCGGCTGGATAGCAAGAAAGGCGCTTGGGCCGACGAGCTAGCCTCGGTCCTCTGGTCCTATCGAACAACCGAGCAATCCTCCACTAAAGAGACACCCTTTCGACTAACCTACGGGTCAGACGCAGTGATACCCGTAGAGATCGGAGAGCCGAGTCCACGGTTACTCttgaagggagtagaagaaaCCGTCGAGAAAGACCTGATAGAAGAAACCAGGGAAACGGCCCATCTGGCTGAAGTGGCGCTAAAACAAAGAATGGCCTTACGCTATAATGCCAAAGCGCTCAAAAGAAAGTTCGAAGAAAACGACCTCGTCCTGAGGCGTAACGACATCGGCCCGTCTACCCCAGGAGAAGGCAAACTAGCGGCgaactgggaaggaccataccGAATCAAGGAG CACTTCAGTGTCTTTGTTACAATGATTGAACCTGCCCAATTTCTACATGCTATATTTGCCTATGTTATTTCCTAA